A single window of Gopherus flavomarginatus isolate rGopFla2 chromosome 15, rGopFla2.mat.asm, whole genome shotgun sequence DNA harbors:
- the RSRC2 gene encoding arginine/serine-rich coiled-coil protein 2 isoform X4 has product MIRTNFFLKQARRHESKEKSSKKHRSDDHNDKEHSSDKGRESLNSSENGEDRHKRKERKSSRGKSHSRSRSRERRHRSRSRDRKKSRSRSRERKRRIRSRSRSKSRHRHRSRSRSRTRSRSRERKKRIEKPRKFSRSHSRSPSPPPFRGRNTAMDAQEALARRLERAKKLQEQREKEMVEKQKQQEIVAAAAATGGSVINVAALLASGTQVTPQIAMAAQMAALQAKALAETGIAVPSYYNPAAVNPMKFAEQEKKRKMLWQGKKEGDKSQSAEIWEKLNFGNKDQNVKFRKLMGIKSEDEAGCSSVDEESYKTLKQQEEVFRNLDAQYEMARSQTHTQRGMGLGFTSSMRGMDAI; this is encoded by the exons ATGATAAG AACCAACTTCTTCTTAAAACAGGCAAGAAGACACGAGTCCAAAGAAAAGTCCTCTAAGAAACACAGATCTGATGACCACAATGACAAAGAACACTCTTCTGACAAGGGAAGAGAGAGCCTGAATTCATCTGAAAACGGTGAGGACAGACACAAACGCAAAGAAAGGAAATCATCAAGAGGCAAAAGTCATTCAAGATCCAGGTCCCGTGAAAG GCGTCATCGTAGTAGAAGCCGTGATAGAAAAAAGTCACGGTCCcgaagcagagagagaaaacgCCGTATAAGATCTCGTTCTAGATCAAAATCTAGACACAGACATAGAAGTAGAAGCAGAAGTAGGACTCGGAGCAGAAGCCG agaaagaaagaagagaattGAAAAACCTCGAAAGTTCAGCAGGAGTCACAGCCGAAGTCCAAGTCCACCACCTTTTAGGGGGCGAAACACAGCAATGGATGCACAAGAAGCATTAGCCAGAAG ATTGGAAAGAGCAAAGAAATTGCAagaacagagagaaaaagaaatggttGAAAAACAGAAACAACAGGAAATCGttgctg cagctgctgccactggGGGTTCTGTCATCAATGTTGCTGCTCTTCTGGCATCAGGAACACAAGTAACTCCTCAAATAGCTATGGCAGCTCAAATGGCAGCACTGCAAGCAAAAGCACTGGCAGAGACTGGAATAGCAGTACCTAGCTATTATAACCCAGCAGCAGTGAACCCAATGAAGTTTGCTGAGCAGGAGAAAAAGCGGAAAATGCTCTGGCAAGGGAAGAAAGAAGGG GATAAATCACAGTCTGCGGAAATATGGGAGAAATTGAATTTTGGAAACAAGGACCAAAATGTCAAATTCAGAAAACTAATGGGCATTAAG AGTGAGGATGAAGCTGGTTGTAGTTCAGTTGATGAAGAAAGTTACAAAACCCTGAAGCAACAGGAAGAAGTATTCAGAAATCTGGATGCACAGTATGAGATGGCACGATCACAGACTCACACACAAAGAGGAATGGGATTGGGGTTTACATCTTCAATGCGAGGAATGGATGCAATTTGA
- the RSRC2 gene encoding arginine/serine-rich coiled-coil protein 2 isoform X1 — MAGSDTERDGIAPEKSSPEREKKKEQSDASNSPRTSKHHYSRSRSRSRERKRKSDNEGRKHRSRSRSKEARRHESKEKSSKKHRSDDHNDKEHSSDKGRESLNSSENGEDRHKRKERKSSRGKSHSRSRSRERRHRSRSRDRKKSRSRSRERKRRIRSRSRSKSRHRHRSRSRSRTRSRSRERKKRIEKPRKFSRSHSRSPSPPPFRGRNTAMDAQEALARRLERAKKLQEQREKEMVEKQKQQEIVAAAAATGGSVINVAALLASGTQVTPQIAMAAQMAALQAKALAETGIAVPSYYNPAAVNPMKFAEQEKKRKMLWQGKKEGDKSQSAEIWEKLNFGNKDQNVKFRKLMGIKSEDEAGCSSVDEESYKTLKQQEEVFRNLDAQYEMARSQTHTQRGMGLGFTSSMRGMDAI; from the exons ATGGCG GGTAGTGATACAGAACGAGATGGAATAGCCCCAGAAAAATCAtccccagagagagagaagaaaaaggaacaGTCAGATGCATCTAATTCTCCTAGAACCTCAAAACATCATTATTCAAGATCGCGTTCACGATCAAGAGAAAGAAAACGGAAGTCAG ATAACGAAGGAAGAAAACACAGAAGCCGGAGCAGAAGCAAAGAG GCAAGAAGACACGAGTCCAAAGAAAAGTCCTCTAAGAAACACAGATCTGATGACCACAATGACAAAGAACACTCTTCTGACAAGGGAAGAGAGAGCCTGAATTCATCTGAAAACGGTGAGGACAGACACAAACGCAAAGAAAGGAAATCATCAAGAGGCAAAAGTCATTCAAGATCCAGGTCCCGTGAAAG GCGTCATCGTAGTAGAAGCCGTGATAGAAAAAAGTCACGGTCCcgaagcagagagagaaaacgCCGTATAAGATCTCGTTCTAGATCAAAATCTAGACACAGACATAGAAGTAGAAGCAGAAGTAGGACTCGGAGCAGAAGCCG agaaagaaagaagagaattGAAAAACCTCGAAAGTTCAGCAGGAGTCACAGCCGAAGTCCAAGTCCACCACCTTTTAGGGGGCGAAACACAGCAATGGATGCACAAGAAGCATTAGCCAGAAG ATTGGAAAGAGCAAAGAAATTGCAagaacagagagaaaaagaaatggttGAAAAACAGAAACAACAGGAAATCGttgctg cagctgctgccactggGGGTTCTGTCATCAATGTTGCTGCTCTTCTGGCATCAGGAACACAAGTAACTCCTCAAATAGCTATGGCAGCTCAAATGGCAGCACTGCAAGCAAAAGCACTGGCAGAGACTGGAATAGCAGTACCTAGCTATTATAACCCAGCAGCAGTGAACCCAATGAAGTTTGCTGAGCAGGAGAAAAAGCGGAAAATGCTCTGGCAAGGGAAGAAAGAAGGG GATAAATCACAGTCTGCGGAAATATGGGAGAAATTGAATTTTGGAAACAAGGACCAAAATGTCAAATTCAGAAAACTAATGGGCATTAAG AGTGAGGATGAAGCTGGTTGTAGTTCAGTTGATGAAGAAAGTTACAAAACCCTGAAGCAACAGGAAGAAGTATTCAGAAATCTGGATGCACAGTATGAGATGGCACGATCACAGACTCACACACAAAGAGGAATGGGATTGGGGTTTACATCTTCAATGCGAGGAATGGATGCAATTTGA
- the RSRC2 gene encoding arginine/serine-rich coiled-coil protein 2 isoform X2, which translates to MAGSDTERDGIAPEKSSPEREKKKEQSDASNSPRTSKHHYSRSRSRSRERKRKSDNEGRKHRSRSRSKEARRHESKEKSSKKHRSDDHNDKEHSSDKGRESLNSSENGEDRHKRKERKSSRGKSHSRSRSRERRHRSRSRDRKKSRSRSRERKRRIRSRSRSKSRHRHRSRSRSRTRSRSRERKKRIEKPRKFSRSHSRSPSPPPFRGRNTAMDAQEALARRLERAKKLQEQREKEMVEKQKQQEIVAAAATGGSVINVAALLASGTQVTPQIAMAAQMAALQAKALAETGIAVPSYYNPAAVNPMKFAEQEKKRKMLWQGKKEGDKSQSAEIWEKLNFGNKDQNVKFRKLMGIKSEDEAGCSSVDEESYKTLKQQEEVFRNLDAQYEMARSQTHTQRGMGLGFTSSMRGMDAI; encoded by the exons ATGGCG GGTAGTGATACAGAACGAGATGGAATAGCCCCAGAAAAATCAtccccagagagagagaagaaaaaggaacaGTCAGATGCATCTAATTCTCCTAGAACCTCAAAACATCATTATTCAAGATCGCGTTCACGATCAAGAGAAAGAAAACGGAAGTCAG ATAACGAAGGAAGAAAACACAGAAGCCGGAGCAGAAGCAAAGAG GCAAGAAGACACGAGTCCAAAGAAAAGTCCTCTAAGAAACACAGATCTGATGACCACAATGACAAAGAACACTCTTCTGACAAGGGAAGAGAGAGCCTGAATTCATCTGAAAACGGTGAGGACAGACACAAACGCAAAGAAAGGAAATCATCAAGAGGCAAAAGTCATTCAAGATCCAGGTCCCGTGAAAG GCGTCATCGTAGTAGAAGCCGTGATAGAAAAAAGTCACGGTCCcgaagcagagagagaaaacgCCGTATAAGATCTCGTTCTAGATCAAAATCTAGACACAGACATAGAAGTAGAAGCAGAAGTAGGACTCGGAGCAGAAGCCG agaaagaaagaagagaattGAAAAACCTCGAAAGTTCAGCAGGAGTCACAGCCGAAGTCCAAGTCCACCACCTTTTAGGGGGCGAAACACAGCAATGGATGCACAAGAAGCATTAGCCAGAAG ATTGGAAAGAGCAAAGAAATTGCAagaacagagagaaaaagaaatggttGAAAAACAGAAACAACAGGAAATCGttgctg ctgctgccactggGGGTTCTGTCATCAATGTTGCTGCTCTTCTGGCATCAGGAACACAAGTAACTCCTCAAATAGCTATGGCAGCTCAAATGGCAGCACTGCAAGCAAAAGCACTGGCAGAGACTGGAATAGCAGTACCTAGCTATTATAACCCAGCAGCAGTGAACCCAATGAAGTTTGCTGAGCAGGAGAAAAAGCGGAAAATGCTCTGGCAAGGGAAGAAAGAAGGG GATAAATCACAGTCTGCGGAAATATGGGAGAAATTGAATTTTGGAAACAAGGACCAAAATGTCAAATTCAGAAAACTAATGGGCATTAAG AGTGAGGATGAAGCTGGTTGTAGTTCAGTTGATGAAGAAAGTTACAAAACCCTGAAGCAACAGGAAGAAGTATTCAGAAATCTGGATGCACAGTATGAGATGGCACGATCACAGACTCACACACAAAGAGGAATGGGATTGGGGTTTACATCTTCAATGCGAGGAATGGATGCAATTTGA
- the RSRC2 gene encoding arginine/serine-rich coiled-coil protein 2 isoform X3: protein MHLILLEPQNIIIQDRVHDQEKENGSQITKEENTEAGAEAKRTNFFLKQARRHESKEKSSKKHRSDDHNDKEHSSDKGRESLNSSENGEDRHKRKERKSSRGKSHSRSRSRERRHRSRSRDRKKSRSRSRERKRRIRSRSRSKSRHRHRSRSRSRTRSRSRERKKRIEKPRKFSRSHSRSPSPPPFRGRNTAMDAQEALARRLERAKKLQEQREKEMVEKQKQQEIVAAAAATGGSVINVAALLASGTQVTPQIAMAAQMAALQAKALAETGIAVPSYYNPAAVNPMKFAEQEKKRKMLWQGKKEGDKSQSAEIWEKLNFGNKDQNVKFRKLMGIKSEDEAGCSSVDEESYKTLKQQEEVFRNLDAQYEMARSQTHTQRGMGLGFTSSMRGMDAI, encoded by the exons ATGCATCTAATTCTCCTAGAACCTCAAAACATCATTATTCAAGATCGCGTTCACGATCAAGAGAAAGAAAACGGAAGTCAG ATAACGAAGGAAGAAAACACAGAAGCCGGAGCAGAAGCAAAGAG AACCAACTTCTTCTTAAAACAGGCAAGAAGACACGAGTCCAAAGAAAAGTCCTCTAAGAAACACAGATCTGATGACCACAATGACAAAGAACACTCTTCTGACAAGGGAAGAGAGAGCCTGAATTCATCTGAAAACGGTGAGGACAGACACAAACGCAAAGAAAGGAAATCATCAAGAGGCAAAAGTCATTCAAGATCCAGGTCCCGTGAAAG GCGTCATCGTAGTAGAAGCCGTGATAGAAAAAAGTCACGGTCCcgaagcagagagagaaaacgCCGTATAAGATCTCGTTCTAGATCAAAATCTAGACACAGACATAGAAGTAGAAGCAGAAGTAGGACTCGGAGCAGAAGCCG agaaagaaagaagagaattGAAAAACCTCGAAAGTTCAGCAGGAGTCACAGCCGAAGTCCAAGTCCACCACCTTTTAGGGGGCGAAACACAGCAATGGATGCACAAGAAGCATTAGCCAGAAG ATTGGAAAGAGCAAAGAAATTGCAagaacagagagaaaaagaaatggttGAAAAACAGAAACAACAGGAAATCGttgctg cagctgctgccactggGGGTTCTGTCATCAATGTTGCTGCTCTTCTGGCATCAGGAACACAAGTAACTCCTCAAATAGCTATGGCAGCTCAAATGGCAGCACTGCAAGCAAAAGCACTGGCAGAGACTGGAATAGCAGTACCTAGCTATTATAACCCAGCAGCAGTGAACCCAATGAAGTTTGCTGAGCAGGAGAAAAAGCGGAAAATGCTCTGGCAAGGGAAGAAAGAAGGG GATAAATCACAGTCTGCGGAAATATGGGAGAAATTGAATTTTGGAAACAAGGACCAAAATGTCAAATTCAGAAAACTAATGGGCATTAAG AGTGAGGATGAAGCTGGTTGTAGTTCAGTTGATGAAGAAAGTTACAAAACCCTGAAGCAACAGGAAGAAGTATTCAGAAATCTGGATGCACAGTATGAGATGGCACGATCACAGACTCACACACAAAGAGGAATGGGATTGGGGTTTACATCTTCAATGCGAGGAATGGATGCAATTTGA